In Streptomyces venezuelae, the sequence CCCCCGCGAGGCCGGCGGCCACGAGTTCCACCCCCGCGGCGCGGAAGACCGGCGTCCAGGCCGTCACCCGGTCCCGTACCGCGCGCGACACGTCCTCGTCGGCCGGCTCCGCCGTGCCCGACTCCACGCGGGCCAGCGCCAGGAGGCCGTCGAGCAGCTCCTCCAGACGCTCCGCCTCGTCCAGGGCGCGGCCGTGCTCGGCCAGGCCCGGCCCGGGCACGATGTGCGGTTCGACGTTCTCCAGCTGCAGCACCAGGGTGGCCAGTGGATTGCGCAGCTGGTGGGAGGCATCGGCGACGAAGTCTCGCTGGCGGCCGATGGAGTCGGCCACCGCCTCCGCCATGGTGTTGAAGTGCCGCCGCAGATGGCGCAGTTCCGGCGGGCCCGTGTCGGACACGGCCCGCGCCTGCAGGCTGCCCGCGGTCAGCCGCCCGACGGCCCGGTCCAGGTCCAGTACCGGGCGCATCAGCCAGCGCGTGATCCCGGCGGCGACCAGAGCGGCTGCCGCGAAGGCGCCGAGCGCGCCGGCGGAGATGAGCGACCAGCGGATGGTCACGTCCCGGCGGGCTGCCGCGGTGGGGACGGCCATCAGGACCGCCCCGCTCACCCGCTCGTCCCGGCCCACCGGTTCGGCCAGCACGGCGGTGCGCGGTCCCCAGGGGCGAAGCGCGGGCAGCCGGTCGGTCGAGCGGCCGGTGAGGGCCCGGCGGCGGGCGTCCGCCCCCTCGGAGGGGCCGGCCCGGCCGCGCGGGGCGGCATCGGCGCCGGTGGCCGCGTCCGCGGCGGCCTCCGCCGCCGGTCCGGTCCCGGCCCGGGCCACCGTGGTTCCCGCGGAGTCGACCACGACCACCCCGGCCCCGTACAGCTGGGCGTAGCGGCCGATCTCGGCCGAGAGCTCCGCCCGGTCGGCGGCGGTACGCATCCGGTCGGCGAGATCGGCGAACCGTACGGCCTCCGAGCGCCGCTGCAGGAGCAGGTGCTCGGTGCGCCCGCGCGCGTAGGCATCGGCCAGGGGAATGCAGAGCAGCAGCGCCGCCGCCCCCATGAGCACCATCAGCACCGCCAGCAGTCGGCGCCTCACCGCTCTCCGCCCCGCGCGTCCGGGGCGTCCGCGGCGTCCGGGGCGGGGATCCCGAGCTGGTAGCCGAAGCCCCGGACGGTGCGCACCAGGCCGGAGCGGCCCGTCTTGGCACGGATGCCCGCCACGTGGACGTCCAGGGAGCGGGAGGCCGCGAGGAAGGCGTCACCCCAGATCCGGTCCAGGATCACCTCGCGGGAGTGCACCTCGTCCGGACGGGCGGCAAGGAAGGCGAGCACGTCGAACTCGCGTCGGGTCAGGCGCACTCCGGCGCCCGCCACGGTGACGGTCCGGCCGGCGAGGTCCACCTCGACGTCGCCGGCGCGCACGGGCCGCGCCCCGGTCGCGGCGGGGTCCGGACGGCCCGGGTGCGGGTCCGTCCGGCGCCGTACGGAGTCGATCCGGGCCATCAGCTCGGCCATCCGGAACGGCTTGACCACGTAGTCGTCGGCCCCCGCCCGCAGCCCCTGCACGATGTCACGCTCCTCGCAGCGCGCCGTCACCACGATCAGCGGCGCGTCGCAGACGGTCCGCAGCCGCCGCAGCAGCTCCAGCCCGTCGAGGTCGGGAAGGCCCAGGTCGAGCAGGACGAACTCGGCTTCGCGGACGTGCCGCAGGGCGTCCAGGGCGCGCCCGACCCGCCGGACGGTGTGTCCGCGCTGGGCGAGGGCCGTGCCGAGTGCCTGGGCCATGCGATCGTCGTCCTCGACGAGCAGCGCGTGCATAGACGGTCCCTCACGACGCGTGTCCGGATCTCCGTTCCCCGGCGCAGCAGCTTACGGGAGCCGGCGCGCCGGGCCACCCGGGCGGATCAGCGGGCCGCCTCGGCGGGTGCCGCCGGCCGCTCGCGCCCGGGCTCGCCGTCGGCCTCGGCCTCCGCGCGGCTCAGCGCGGCATTGCGGGTGTCCGGCATGAGCACGTACGTCACGAGGGAGATCAGCGCGCATCCGGAGACGTACCAGAAGAACATGGTCTCGTGCCCACTGTTCTTGAACCACAGCGCCACGTACTCCGCCGTGCCGCCGAAGAGCGCGTTGGCGATCGCGTACGGCAGCGCCACGCCCAGGGCCCGCACCCGGGTCGGGAAGAGCTCGGCCTTCACCGCCGCGTTGATGGACGTGTAGCCGGTGACGATGACCAGGGCCAGCAGGGACAGTCCGAGGGCGGCCCCGTACGAGGACGCCGATCCGAGGGCGGTCATGATCGGGTACGTGCCGACGGTGCAGCCCACCGCGAAGGTGATCAGCAGCGGCCGGCGGCCGATCCGGTCGGACAGCATGCCGGCGAAGGGCTGCAGTACGGCGAAGAGGGCCAACGCCGTGAAGCTGACGAGCGTGGCGGTGGTCTTCTCCATGCCCGCGCTGCCGACCAGGTAC encodes:
- a CDS encoding sensor histidine kinase, whose amino-acid sequence is MRRRLLAVLMVLMGAAALLLCIPLADAYARGRTEHLLLQRRSEAVRFADLADRMRTAADRAELSAEIGRYAQLYGAGVVVVDSAGTTVARAGTGPAAEAAADAATGADAAPRGRAGPSEGADARRRALTGRSTDRLPALRPWGPRTAVLAEPVGRDERVSGAVLMAVPTAAARRDVTIRWSLISAGALGAFAAAALVAAGITRWLMRPVLDLDRAVGRLTAGSLQARAVSDTGPPELRHLRRHFNTMAEAVADSIGRQRDFVADASHQLRNPLATLVLQLENVEPHIVPGPGLAEHGRALDEAERLEELLDGLLALARVESGTAEPADEDVSRAVRDRVTAWTPVFRAAGVELVAAGLAGGLRARALPDAAGRVLDALLDNAVKFVPRGGRVEVRATHAADGSAAVVVRVEDDGPGVPDEQLPLLLRRFARSPEHQNVPGSGLGLAIADEIARLSGGRLDVRGNDPHGLVVELRLPSPSTG
- a CDS encoding response regulator transcription factor — encoded protein: MHALLVEDDDRMAQALGTALAQRGHTVRRVGRALDALRHVREAEFVLLDLGLPDLDGLELLRRLRTVCDAPLIVVTARCEERDIVQGLRAGADDYVVKPFRMAELMARIDSVRRRTDPHPGRPDPAATGARPVRAGDVEVDLAGRTVTVAGAGVRLTRREFDVLAFLAARPDEVHSREVILDRIWGDAFLAASRSLDVHVAGIRAKTGRSGLVRTVRGFGYQLGIPAPDAADAPDARGGER